A portion of the Paenibacillus sp. PvR098 genome contains these proteins:
- the larA gene encoding nickel-dependent lactate racemase has translation MFTTSFILEHSEGDKIIYSLHYGRGTVSFEIPSTYSFETITYVQERSDMDDRSLHRIREAMAAPIGSPRLRELAAGHSQAVILVSDGTRLCPTPLLLEPLLEELGAAGIQDDGIDIIVALGVHRKHTDEELRGLVGETVYQRIRVHNHSAAPEDCVRVGMTSLGTPVEINRRVVEAPLRIATGNIEPHALVGISGGVKALIPGVASQPCIESNHSLSLQHRAAAGDPDNPIHRDLEEAHTFAPIHFLLNVIVDMDKHVLDAVAGQLTMAHRAGVSLAASRFVIPVRKQYDLSIVAPGGDPKDRQLYQALKALRNAAAFTKPGGSIVMAAELSEGLGNGVFQYWVETMTDRQRMTAKLKEHFVLGAHKVLHVDEVLSRYPVYLHSSLPRHMTELLGFRPADNLEATLKELLKEPGLELAIMPFGSLTYPGQTDAHS, from the coding sequence GTGTTTACAACAAGCTTCATCTTAGAGCATTCCGAGGGGGACAAGATCATTTATAGCTTACATTACGGCAGGGGGACAGTCTCTTTCGAAATCCCCTCAACCTATTCTTTTGAAACGATTACTTATGTGCAGGAGCGTTCCGACATGGATGACCGCTCCTTACACCGGATTCGGGAAGCAATGGCAGCACCGATCGGTTCACCCAGGCTCCGGGAGTTGGCTGCCGGACATAGTCAGGCGGTCATTCTGGTCAGTGACGGTACAAGGCTCTGCCCAACCCCTCTTCTGCTGGAACCGCTGCTTGAGGAGCTCGGGGCTGCCGGAATTCAAGACGACGGGATCGATATCATCGTAGCGCTTGGGGTACACCGAAAGCATACTGACGAGGAACTGCGAGGGCTCGTCGGGGAGACCGTGTATCAGCGTATACGGGTGCATAATCATTCCGCAGCGCCTGAGGATTGCGTACGTGTCGGAATGACCTCTCTCGGCACGCCGGTGGAGATCAACAGGCGGGTCGTGGAGGCGCCGCTGCGCATCGCTACGGGCAACATCGAGCCGCATGCCTTGGTCGGCATCTCCGGGGGAGTAAAGGCCCTGATTCCCGGCGTCGCCTCCCAACCCTGTATTGAGAGCAATCACAGTTTATCGCTGCAGCACCGCGCTGCTGCAGGAGATCCGGATAATCCGATCCATCGTGATCTGGAGGAGGCGCATACCTTCGCCCCGATTCATTTTCTTCTGAACGTGATCGTCGATATGGACAAACATGTGCTGGATGCGGTAGCAGGGCAATTGACGATGGCCCATCGGGCCGGAGTATCCCTCGCGGCGTCCCGTTTTGTGATTCCCGTACGCAAGCAATACGATCTCTCTATTGTTGCTCCCGGCGGGGACCCGAAGGACCGGCAGCTCTATCAAGCATTAAAAGCGCTGCGCAACGCCGCAGCATTCACCAAACCGGGAGGTTCCATCGTGATGGCAGCGGAGCTTTCCGAGGGGCTCGGCAACGGCGTGTTCCAGTACTGGGTGGAAACGATGACGGACCGGCAGCGGATGACGGCCAAACTGAAGGAGCACTTTGTGCTCGGCGCCCACAAAGTACTCCACGTGGACGAGGTTCTCAGCCGTTATCCCGTTTATTTGCATTCCTCCCTTCCACGTCATATGACGGAGCTTCTGGGCTTCCGACCGGCAGACAATCTAGAAGCGACGCTGAAAGAGCTGTTGAAGGAACCCGGGCTTGAATTGGCTATCATGCCTTTTGGTTCCTTAACCTATCCCGGACAGACCGATGCCCATTCCTAA
- a CDS encoding GMC family oxidoreductase yields MKRKYEGETVDVVIVGAGAAGGVLAKELSEAGMRVVVLEAGPWRDPQHDFASDELAMQQLGWQDTRIVDGADPLQMGHNNCGKGVGGGTVHFTGVFLRFHETDFNAKSLDGVGEDWPIGYADLAPYYDKVEKEIAVSGPKHYPWGSFHGPYPYPERDPISLNAQLFAKGCEKLGIRWVVSPLAILSAPFEDRPPCINRGFCTQGCMPNAKFSTLIVHIPKAIQAGAEVLPDCMVTQVNMGKDGRATGVTFVHNGTAYEQRAKLVIISAYAVETPRLLLNSANAQFPNGLANRSGWVGKAFMTHSSNDVYARFDHDVRLYKGTPVLATTQDFYHLSGEVARGYTLHAHGVRPLSFAKGISKSDGNRPVWGSKLHEAMLDYNAYARITMVGEVLPSPDNTVTLCDEKDLNGMPRAKVTFSYGDNDKLLIDHAVSTMKGILQAAGGKPEFVVPDTAHLMGGCRMGSDPDSSVVNSYGQTHDIPNLFVCDASIFVTSGAGNPTNTVMALASRTADYIKKRASRMEL; encoded by the coding sequence ATGAAGCGTAAATACGAGGGCGAGACGGTGGACGTCGTCATTGTGGGTGCCGGTGCGGCGGGAGGCGTTCTGGCCAAGGAACTCAGCGAAGCCGGGATGCGGGTCGTGGTGCTGGAAGCGGGCCCATGGCGCGACCCGCAGCACGACTTTGCTAGCGATGAGCTGGCCATGCAGCAGCTCGGCTGGCAGGACACGCGCATCGTAGACGGCGCCGACCCACTCCAGATGGGACATAACAATTGCGGCAAGGGCGTAGGAGGAGGCACCGTGCATTTTACCGGCGTGTTCTTGCGTTTTCACGAGACCGATTTCAATGCCAAATCGCTTGACGGCGTAGGAGAGGATTGGCCAATCGGATATGCAGACCTTGCCCCCTACTACGATAAAGTCGAGAAAGAAATCGCCGTATCGGGTCCGAAGCATTATCCTTGGGGATCATTTCACGGCCCCTATCCATACCCGGAGCGGGATCCGATCAGTCTGAACGCCCAATTGTTCGCCAAGGGCTGCGAAAAGCTCGGTATCCGCTGGGTCGTCAGCCCGCTCGCCATTCTGTCCGCTCCCTTCGAGGACCGGCCGCCCTGCATCAACCGCGGCTTCTGCACGCAGGGCTGCATGCCGAACGCCAAATTCAGCACGTTGATCGTGCATATCCCTAAAGCGATTCAAGCCGGCGCGGAAGTTCTTCCCGACTGTATGGTCACGCAAGTGAATATGGGGAAGGACGGCAGGGCGACGGGGGTCACCTTCGTTCATAACGGCACGGCGTACGAGCAGCGGGCTAAACTGGTCATTATATCCGCCTATGCGGTGGAGACGCCAAGGCTTCTGCTGAATTCGGCGAATGCCCAGTTTCCCAACGGGCTTGCAAACCGCAGCGGCTGGGTGGGCAAGGCGTTCATGACGCACAGCAGCAACGATGTCTACGCGCGGTTCGATCACGATGTACGGCTGTATAAAGGAACCCCGGTGCTCGCGACTACGCAGGATTTCTATCACCTATCGGGGGAGGTAGCTCGGGGCTATACGCTTCATGCCCATGGCGTCAGGCCGCTCAGCTTCGCCAAAGGAATCTCCAAATCCGATGGAAACCGCCCGGTCTGGGGGTCTAAGCTGCACGAGGCGATGCTCGATTACAACGCCTACGCTCGCATCACCATGGTCGGCGAGGTGCTTCCCAGCCCCGACAATACCGTCACACTGTGCGATGAGAAAGATTTGAACGGCATGCCGCGGGCCAAGGTTACTTTCAGCTACGGAGATAACGATAAGCTGCTCATCGATCACGCCGTAAGTACAATGAAGGGCATCCTACAGGCAGCCGGGGGCAAGCCGGAGTTCGTCGTGCCCGATACAGCCCATCTCATGGGAGGCTGCCGCATGGGATCGGACCCTGATAGCTCTGTCGTTAATTCCTACGGCCAGACTCACGACATTCCGAATCTGTTCGTCTGCGACGCCAGCATATTCGTGACCTCGGGGGCTGGCAATCCGACGAATACCGTCATGGCGTTGGCCTCCCGTACTGCGGACTATATTAAAAAAAGAGCATCCCGGATGGAATTATAG
- the ligA gene encoding NAD-dependent DNA ligase LigA: protein MLDAMETMQALIEEINKHNYLYYTIDQPSISDTEYDALYAKLIELEAETGTVLPHSPTQRVGGELLKGFEPHRHLSRLWSLDKAQNHDDLMAWYQRAQKLVDQYNAQHPDNLLPPLSFVVELKFDGLTLNLTYDHGELVQAATRGNGVLGEGILAQVKTIKSIPLRIPYQEGVMEVQGEGIMNLSVLDAYNRTAAEPLKNARNAAAGALRNLNPKVTAERKLNAYFYNVGYSDSLKFRDHQEMVAFLRDNQFKVSPMIKFLDSIDVVEEELEKLVAMRGTLDFLIDGLVVKINDMRTREILGYTDKFPRWAVAYKFEAEGAVTKLLGVTWNVGRTGKVTPLARVEPVDIGGVTVQNCTLNNIEDIERKNLKHGLGSLVYIRRSNDVIPEILGKVTEEADGEEIVAPDACPSCGHGLEKKGPHLFCTNRLDCRPQLVGRIAHFASRDAMDIETFSEKTAEQLYDTLGVRDPSDLYYLAFDDLIELERFGKKKAENLIASLEKSKQPDLASFLYGLGIPNTGKTTTKELADHYRSLDKLMQATTEELVTLPDIGGIVAESIVSFFQDPAMQRSIERLLASGVKPVSEEAPAAVVQDNPFFGKTVVLTGTLSSMSRDDAAKKLEKMGAKVTGSVSKKTDIVIAGESAGSKLTKAQELGIRTIEDEEELKRMLSEA, encoded by the coding sequence ATGCTGGACGCTATGGAAACCATGCAAGCCCTCATCGAAGAAATCAATAAGCATAACTACTTATACTATACGATAGATCAGCCTTCCATCAGCGATACCGAGTATGATGCGCTTTATGCGAAGCTGATCGAGTTGGAGGCGGAGACCGGGACGGTGCTGCCGCATTCGCCGACGCAGCGGGTGGGAGGCGAGCTGCTCAAAGGCTTCGAACCTCATCGCCACCTCTCCAGACTGTGGAGCCTCGACAAAGCACAAAATCATGACGATTTGATGGCATGGTATCAACGTGCCCAAAAACTCGTAGACCAATACAACGCACAGCATCCGGATAACCTGCTGCCGCCGCTTTCTTTTGTCGTGGAGCTCAAATTCGATGGCTTGACCTTGAACCTGACCTATGACCACGGCGAGCTTGTACAGGCGGCCACACGAGGCAACGGAGTCTTAGGTGAAGGTATTCTGGCTCAGGTGAAGACAATCAAGTCCATTCCGCTGCGCATTCCGTATCAGGAGGGAGTTATGGAGGTACAGGGTGAAGGCATCATGAACCTGTCCGTACTTGATGCCTATAACCGGACAGCCGCAGAGCCGCTCAAAAACGCACGTAATGCCGCAGCGGGAGCGCTTCGCAACCTGAATCCTAAGGTGACAGCGGAGCGCAAGCTGAACGCTTATTTTTATAATGTGGGTTACTCCGATTCGTTGAAGTTCCGGGACCATCAGGAGATGGTTGCCTTTTTGCGCGATAATCAGTTTAAGGTCAGTCCGATGATAAAGTTTCTGGACAGTATCGATGTGGTGGAAGAGGAGCTCGAAAAGCTCGTAGCGATGCGCGGCACGCTGGATTTTTTGATCGATGGGCTAGTGGTCAAAATTAACGATATGCGCACGCGCGAGATCCTCGGCTATACGGATAAATTCCCTCGTTGGGCGGTTGCTTACAAATTCGAAGCGGAAGGAGCGGTGACCAAGCTGCTCGGCGTTACATGGAATGTAGGCCGAACCGGTAAAGTGACTCCTTTGGCCCGTGTCGAACCGGTGGACATCGGAGGCGTGACGGTGCAGAACTGCACGCTCAACAATATAGAGGATATTGAACGCAAAAATTTAAAGCACGGTTTGGGAAGCCTCGTGTATATCCGGCGCTCCAATGACGTTATTCCCGAAATCCTCGGAAAAGTGACGGAGGAGGCTGACGGCGAGGAAATTGTTGCTCCGGATGCCTGCCCTTCCTGCGGACATGGTCTTGAGAAGAAGGGACCGCATTTGTTCTGTACGAATCGCCTCGACTGCCGCCCGCAGCTTGTGGGTCGCATTGCCCATTTCGCGTCCCGCGACGCGATGGACATTGAGACCTTCAGCGAAAAAACGGCGGAACAGCTCTATGACACGCTGGGTGTTCGGGACCCTTCCGATCTTTACTATTTAGCGTTCGATGACTTGATTGAGCTGGAACGATTCGGCAAGAAGAAGGCAGAGAACCTTATTGCATCGTTAGAGAAAAGCAAGCAGCCGGATCTGGCCTCCTTTCTATACGGCCTCGGCATTCCAAACACAGGGAAAACAACGACCAAGGAGCTGGCGGATCATTACCGCAGTCTGGATAAGCTCATGCAGGCAACAACCGAAGAGCTGGTCACCTTGCCGGATATCGGAGGGATTGTTGCGGAGAGCATCGTCAGCTTTTTCCAGGATCCTGCCATGCAGCGCAGCATTGAACGATTGCTTGCGTCCGGCGTGAAGCCGGTAAGCGAGGAAGCGCCTGCTGCTGTAGTCCAGGATAACCCATTCTTCGGCAAAACGGTTGTGCTTACGGGCACGCTGTCTTCCATGAGCCGCGACGATGCGGCCAAGAAGCTGGAGAAGATGGGCGCCAAGGTGACGGGGAGCGTCTCCAAGAAGACAGATATCGTCATCGCAGGAGAAAGCGCAGGAAGCAAGCTGACTAAGGCGCAGGAGCTGGGCATACGTACTATTGAAGACGAAGAAGAACTGAAGCGTATGCTGAGTGAAGCATAA
- the pcrA gene encoding DNA helicase PcrA, with protein sequence MMNQAIDIFKAVEKLNPQQRRAVEAVDGPLLIMAGAGSGKTRVLTHRIAYLIATRKAAPWSILAITFTNKAAREMQERVSALVGPQGQDIWVSTFHSMCVRILRKDISRIGFTSNFTILDSGDQLSVIKNCMKELNIDSKKFEPKAVQAAMGNAKNELLTPEKVEQKIGDYFDGIVAKVYSLYQKKLRSNNSLDFDDLIMKTIELFQQMPEVLDFYQNKFQYIHVDEYQDTNRAQYMLCRLLAGKHQRICVVGDSDQSIYRWRGADISNILDFEKDYPKATTILLEQNYRSTSTILDAANKVIANNVGRKPKNLWTDKSGGNKIRLYQADSEHEEGYYITGEIRKHIEQGRKYSDHAILYRTNAQSRVIEEILIKSDVPYQIVGGIKFYDRKEIKDILAYLRLISNPDDDISFARVVNVPKRGIGDTTVDKLAAAAGRFGVSMFAMLENVDSMEIGAKARNALSDFREMIENLYRMVDYLSVTELTEKVLEMTHYRDELKRENTLESQARLENIDEFLSVTMEFEKRNDDKSLISFLTDLALIADIDSMNNDPDPEAAKQGVVLMTMHSAKGLEFPVVFIVGLEEGVFPHSRTLMDNEELEEERRLAYVGITRAEEELFLTCARMRTLFGRTSVNAPSRFLSELPQELVEAVRVGGGISRGSERRFGSAGAFGGTPAAGRAPVSFRGGSTPAAGGAAAGTAASASKPPVDFAMGDKVSHGKWGTGVVVAIKGSGDDTELQIAFPAPVGVKRLLAKFAPITKPSE encoded by the coding sequence ATGATGAATCAAGCGATAGATATTTTCAAAGCTGTTGAAAAACTGAATCCTCAGCAGAGGCGCGCCGTCGAGGCGGTGGACGGTCCTCTGTTGATCATGGCCGGAGCGGGAAGCGGCAAAACCCGCGTATTGACGCACCGAATCGCTTATCTGATTGCGACGCGGAAAGCGGCTCCTTGGAGCATCCTGGCCATCACGTTCACGAATAAGGCGGCTCGGGAAATGCAGGAGCGCGTTAGCGCGCTGGTTGGGCCGCAGGGGCAGGATATTTGGGTATCGACCTTTCACTCGATGTGCGTCCGCATTCTGCGCAAGGATATTTCAAGAATCGGTTTTACATCGAATTTTACTATTCTCGACTCGGGCGATCAGCTTTCCGTCATCAAGAACTGCATGAAGGAGCTGAATATCGATTCGAAGAAGTTCGAGCCGAAGGCCGTGCAAGCGGCGATGGGTAACGCTAAGAACGAGTTGCTGACGCCGGAGAAGGTTGAGCAGAAGATCGGCGATTATTTCGATGGGATCGTAGCCAAGGTATATTCGCTCTACCAGAAGAAGCTCAGAAGCAACAACTCGCTAGATTTCGACGATTTGATCATGAAGACGATCGAACTGTTCCAGCAGATGCCCGAGGTGCTCGATTTTTACCAGAACAAGTTCCAATATATTCACGTGGACGAATACCAGGATACGAACCGGGCGCAGTATATGCTGTGCCGCCTGCTTGCGGGCAAGCATCAGCGCATCTGTGTCGTCGGGGACAGCGACCAGTCGATTTACCGTTGGCGCGGAGCGGATATCAGCAATATTCTCGATTTCGAGAAGGACTATCCGAAAGCCACGACCATTCTGCTCGAGCAAAATTACCGTTCGACCTCAACGATTCTGGACGCGGCGAATAAAGTGATCGCCAACAATGTCGGACGGAAACCGAAAAACCTGTGGACCGACAAAAGCGGAGGGAACAAAATCCGGCTGTATCAGGCGGATTCCGAGCATGAGGAAGGTTACTATATTACGGGAGAAATCCGTAAGCATATCGAGCAGGGCCGTAAATACAGCGATCACGCGATACTGTATCGCACGAACGCGCAGTCCCGGGTCATCGAGGAAATACTGATCAAGTCGGATGTTCCGTACCAGATCGTTGGCGGCATCAAGTTCTATGACCGCAAAGAGATTAAAGATATTTTGGCCTATTTGCGCCTGATTTCTAATCCGGATGACGATATCAGCTTCGCGCGGGTCGTGAATGTGCCGAAGCGGGGTATCGGAGACACCACAGTGGACAAGCTGGCTGCAGCGGCAGGTCGGTTTGGCGTATCAATGTTCGCCATGCTGGAGAATGTGGATAGCATGGAGATTGGCGCCAAAGCGCGGAATGCGCTCTCGGATTTCCGCGAAATGATCGAGAATTTGTACCGGATGGTCGATTATTTATCGGTGACGGAGCTGACCGAGAAGGTGCTTGAGATGACGCACTACCGCGATGAGCTGAAGCGGGAAAACACGCTTGAATCTCAAGCCCGCTTAGAGAACATTGACGAGTTCCTGTCCGTAACGATGGAATTCGAGAAACGAAACGACGATAAGTCGCTCATTTCGTTCCTCACGGATCTTGCGCTGATCGCCGATATTGATTCGATGAATAACGACCCCGATCCCGAAGCGGCCAAGCAGGGCGTTGTACTCATGACGATGCACAGCGCCAAGGGACTCGAGTTCCCGGTCGTGTTTATCGTCGGTTTGGAGGAAGGCGTGTTCCCGCATAGCCGGACGCTGATGGACAACGAGGAGCTTGAGGAGGAGCGACGTCTGGCCTATGTCGGCATCACCCGTGCCGAGGAGGAACTGTTCCTGACGTGCGCCCGGATGCGTACATTGTTCGGACGCACGTCGGTGAACGCGCCGTCACGCTTCTTGAGCGAGCTTCCTCAGGAGCTCGTAGAGGCGGTACGCGTAGGCGGCGGGATCAGCCGCGGCAGCGAACGCCGCTTCGGCAGCGCCGGAGCCTTTGGCGGCACGCCGGCAGCGGGTCGAGCGCCCGTGAGTTTCCGCGGTGGCAGTACGCCAGCCGCTGGAGGAGCGGCGGCTGGCACTGCGGCCTCCGCGTCGAAGCCGCCGGTTGACTTTGCCATGGGCGACAAAGTCTCGCACGGCAAATGGGGTACCGGCGTTGTCGTCGCTATTAAAGGCTCGGGCGATGACACCGAGCTGCAGATCGCTTTCCCTGCCCCAGTGGGTGTTAAGCGGCTGCTTGCCAAGTTTGCCCCGATTACCAAACCAAGTGAATAG
- a CDS encoding gluconate 2-dehydrogenase subunit 3 family protein translates to MKRLTRYPSYNVMNEQHEWDEHTRKILNSRLQTSGNHSFLTVVEAEMLRSWCSLLVDDHRPEIIQFVLDHIDQSLSSGEESQRKPGIPPAQVLVRKGLEALEKACQSIHTELFFHLEEEQQKQLMEEVSQGEAVPLEVWRHVPQQVFFQKLLTMSIEAYYSHPEVWSEIGFGGPAYPRGYARMEQLDPWEAKEEQRKA, encoded by the coding sequence ATGAAACGTTTAACCCGCTATCCCTCTTACAATGTGATGAACGAGCAGCATGAATGGGATGAGCATACACGAAAAATTCTAAACTCCCGGCTGCAAACCTCCGGGAACCATAGCTTCCTTACGGTCGTGGAAGCAGAAATGCTGCGATCGTGGTGCTCTCTGTTAGTGGATGACCATCGTCCGGAGATCATCCAGTTCGTGCTCGACCACATCGATCAGTCGCTTTCATCGGGAGAGGAAAGCCAGCGCAAGCCCGGAATTCCGCCTGCTCAAGTGCTGGTTCGCAAGGGACTTGAAGCGTTGGAAAAGGCATGCCAATCCATACATACGGAGCTTTTCTTTCATCTGGAGGAGGAGCAGCAAAAACAGCTCATGGAAGAGGTCAGTCAAGGCGAGGCCGTTCCTCTCGAGGTATGGAGGCACGTCCCCCAGCAGGTTTTCTTCCAGAAGCTTCTGACCATGAGCATAGAGGCGTATTATTCCCATCCGGAAGTATGGTCGGAGATCGGATTCGGCGGACCGGCTTATCCGCGCGGTTACGCGCGTATGGAGCAGCTCGATCCTTGGGAAGCGAAGGAGGAGCAGAGAAAAGCATGA
- a CDS encoding spore coat protein, whose amino-acid sequence MYQQNVMNSQQTGTQAQPYHLNEQDTANLVLSELKRAAREYTTAALEATHPAIRQTFANLTQKTLQDQAELFDALSQINGYGSISMAAQHEVQQELQQQIRRAEQLQLLVQRSIQSEYASANAQQQQMQQQSYPSNQPFQQTGSYQTGYGSQGQPASAASFYGTGGGFSSYPNQGYGSSGASGISQGIQSSHGFSSSTVDTQDSDYNLKSSLSGTDSQSDFSAKSTQDYTSNKFSSGGLQEPYSSKTQQDQSYSSSGVSSSSARPSGTSHNSKYMM is encoded by the coding sequence ATGTACCAACAAAACGTTATGAATTCCCAGCAAACCGGAACACAAGCCCAGCCTTATCATCTGAATGAGCAGGATACGGCTAATCTCGTTTTGTCCGAGCTCAAGCGCGCCGCTCGCGAATACACTACGGCCGCACTCGAAGCGACTCATCCGGCGATCCGCCAAACGTTCGCGAACCTAACGCAAAAAACGCTGCAGGATCAAGCGGAGCTATTTGACGCCTTGAGCCAAATCAATGGTTACGGTTCGATCTCTATGGCCGCCCAGCACGAGGTGCAGCAGGAGCTGCAGCAGCAAATCCGTAGAGCGGAGCAGCTGCAGCTGCTTGTCCAGCGGTCCATTCAAAGCGAATATGCAAGCGCGAATGCCCAACAACAGCAGATGCAGCAGCAATCCTATCCGTCCAATCAGCCGTTCCAGCAGACGGGGTCTTACCAGACCGGATACGGAAGCCAAGGCCAACCTGCTTCAGCGGCTTCCTTTTACGGTACGGGCGGCGGTTTCAGCTCCTATCCGAACCAAGGATACGGTTCGTCGGGTGCGTCTGGCATCAGCCAAGGCATTCAGTCGAGCCACGGCTTCAGCTCCTCCACCGTCGATACGCAGGACAGTGATTACAATCTGAAGTCCTCGTTATCCGGAACGGACAGCCAAAGTGATTTTTCAGCCAAATCGACACAGGACTATACGAGCAATAAATTCAGCAGCGGCGGATTGCAGGAGCCTTACAGCTCCAAGACCCAGCAGGATCAAAGTTATTCCTCGTCCGGGGTATCGTCCTCTAGCGCCCGTCCCAGCGGGACGTCACATAACAGCAAGTACATGATGTAA
- a CDS encoding heptaprenylglyceryl phosphate synthase, giving the protein MHLRMEQWKHVFKLDPDRELSDEALERVCLSGTDAVMVGGSTGITFDNTVDLLARIRRYEVPCVLEVSDQEAIVPGFDLFMIPIVLNAGDTQWIVGRHHQALKEYGAILDWQHIVTEGYIILNEHATAAKLTEANTQLSTKDVEAYARMGERLFRCPIVYLEYSGVFGDMALVSRVRNLLGEARLFYGGGIDGPEKARQAAEAAHTIVVGNAVYENLEHALATVEAVRN; this is encoded by the coding sequence TTGCATTTGCGTATGGAACAATGGAAGCATGTTTTTAAGCTGGACCCGGACCGGGAGCTGTCGGATGAGGCTTTGGAGCGCGTATGTCTGTCCGGAACCGATGCCGTCATGGTTGGAGGTTCTACCGGCATCACGTTTGACAATACTGTCGATCTTTTGGCTCGCATTCGGCGCTATGAAGTGCCCTGCGTGCTGGAGGTGTCCGATCAAGAGGCGATTGTACCGGGGTTTGACCTGTTTATGATTCCCATTGTACTGAACGCAGGTGACACCCAGTGGATTGTCGGGCGGCATCATCAGGCGCTAAAGGAATATGGGGCTATTCTCGATTGGCAGCATATCGTGACTGAGGGCTATATTATATTGAATGAACATGCTACCGCAGCCAAGCTAACAGAAGCCAATACCCAGCTTAGCACCAAAGACGTTGAAGCTTACGCACGTATGGGCGAGCGGCTGTTCCGCTGCCCGATTGTGTATTTGGAATACAGCGGAGTGTTTGGCGATATGGCACTGGTAAGCAGAGTCCGCAATCTGTTGGGTGAGGCACGGCTGTTCTACGGCGGCGGCATCGACGGTCCGGAGAAAGCTCGGCAAGCGGCTGAGGCGGCTCACACGATTGTAGTAGGCAATGCCGTGTATGAGAATTTGGAGCATGCTCTTGCTACGGTCGAAGCTGTACGTAATTGA
- a CDS encoding sensor histidine kinase, giving the protein MNFRLYLADRIGMISIYLVSLLLVAAVIELDLHGQGLSLTRGNLIYIGVLSVVGVSVFLTLDYMRQRGYWNQLNALKSDPDNPREGIDMEALLTLPAGATREQRYMQDLVRELYCTHVDRLEVYRSMQDQHQTFVRKWVHQMKTPVSVISLLTRQSPLLKESAPSSDMLESIQEENEKLMQGLDMMLNAARLEKFEVDVCVQKVDLLKVVRNVVSERKKACIRYRIFPKLIASHEVCYVDTDEKWLSVIVHQIVSNAIKYSKVKESENKELIITLTKDAKGCYAIFADEGIGIAEQDLPRVFDPFFTGGNGRLLTESTGMGLYIAKEVCRRLGHRLEIESRLGEGTTVRLHFPAGVTLHDGLVSPR; this is encoded by the coding sequence ATGAATTTTCGCTTGTACTTAGCTGATCGTATCGGTATGATCTCTATTTATTTGGTGAGCCTGTTGTTAGTTGCCGCTGTCATCGAACTGGATCTGCATGGACAAGGGCTATCGCTCACCCGTGGGAATCTGATTTATATAGGCGTTCTTTCTGTTGTTGGAGTTTCCGTGTTTCTGACCTTGGACTACATGCGTCAGCGCGGATACTGGAATCAGCTGAACGCATTAAAGAGCGATCCGGACAATCCTCGCGAGGGGATCGACATGGAAGCGCTGCTGACCTTACCGGCCGGCGCCACCCGAGAGCAGCGTTATATGCAGGACCTTGTAAGGGAGCTTTACTGTACGCATGTCGACCGCTTGGAAGTGTACAGATCCATGCAGGATCAGCATCAGACGTTCGTCCGGAAGTGGGTGCATCAAATGAAAACACCGGTTTCCGTCATCAGTCTGCTCACCCGGCAATCCCCCTTGTTGAAAGAGAGCGCACCATCCTCCGATATGCTGGAGAGTATTCAAGAGGAGAACGAGAAGCTCATGCAGGGTCTAGATATGATGCTGAACGCCGCCAGGTTGGAGAAATTTGAAGTCGACGTGTGCGTGCAAAAGGTTGATTTATTGAAGGTGGTCCGTAACGTCGTTAGTGAGCGCAAAAAGGCGTGCATCCGCTACCGAATTTTTCCTAAGCTTATCGCCAGTCACGAAGTGTGTTATGTGGACACGGATGAAAAATGGCTCAGCGTTATCGTTCATCAGATTGTGTCCAACGCCATTAAGTATTCCAAAGTAAAAGAATCAGAAAACAAAGAGCTTATCATCACACTGACCAAAGATGCAAAAGGCTGCTATGCCATTTTCGCGGACGAAGGCATCGGCATAGCCGAACAGGATTTGCCTCGGGTATTCGACCCTTTTTTCACGGGAGGGAATGGGCGTCTGCTGACGGAGTCTACGGGGATGGGCTTGTACATTGCAAAGGAAGTATGCCGTCGGCTAGGGCATCGTTTGGAAATCGAATCAAGGCTTGGCGAAGGAACGACGGTCAGGCTCCATTTTCCTGCAGGAGTCACGCTGCATGACGGGCTCGTAAGCCCAAGATGA